A portion of the Phycisphaerales bacterium AB-hyl4 genome contains these proteins:
- a CDS encoding YegS/Rv2252/BmrU family lipid kinase — MPASPRSLCLILNPRAAGDEQLRAAVHGLRAAGHRIEVRPTWESGQAEQFAHEITTHHTFDAIVVGGGDGTLNELVNGIMAAAPDRPPAVGVLPYGTANDFATGIGMPADDPVAALQLIATAPSRPIDLGRVNDRWFINAASVGLNAEITADTPKSLKQLLGGAAYSLNALTKLTTDAHRPATVTANSPQPEATNRKPETNPDLHWQGDMLMLIVANARTAGGGHVIAPHAQLDDGELDLTLVANAPAADLADVLTQALTTGTPHHPAVIQQRVTSLTVETEQPVTLNLDGEPTSERRCQFQVHPRVLPVLMGPRQA; from the coding sequence ATGCCCGCCTCGCCGCGATCGCTGTGCCTGATCCTCAACCCCCGCGCCGCCGGTGACGAGCAGCTCCGCGCCGCCGTGCACGGCCTGCGTGCCGCCGGCCACCGCATCGAAGTCCGCCCCACATGGGAGTCCGGCCAGGCCGAGCAGTTCGCCCACGAAATCACCACGCATCACACCTTCGACGCCATCGTCGTCGGCGGCGGCGACGGTACGCTCAACGAACTGGTCAACGGCATCATGGCCGCCGCGCCCGACCGCCCGCCGGCCGTGGGCGTGCTGCCCTACGGCACGGCCAACGACTTCGCCACCGGCATCGGCATGCCCGCCGACGACCCCGTCGCCGCGCTGCAACTGATCGCCACCGCTCCGTCACGCCCCATCGACCTCGGCCGGGTCAACGACCGCTGGTTCATCAACGCCGCCAGCGTCGGCCTCAACGCCGAGATCACCGCCGACACCCCAAAGTCGCTCAAGCAACTGCTCGGCGGCGCAGCCTACTCACTTAACGCACTAACCAAGCTCACCACCGACGCACACCGCCCCGCCACCGTTACCGCCAACTCCCCCCAACCAGAAGCCACAAACCGGAAACCAGAAACCAACCCCGATCTCCATTGGCAAGGCGACATGCTCATGCTCATCGTCGCCAACGCCCGCACCGCCGGCGGCGGCCATGTCATCGCCCCACATGCCCAGCTCGACGATGGCGAGCTCGACCTCACCCTCGTCGCCAACGCCCCCGCTGCCGATCTGGCCGACGTCCTCACGCAGGCTCTCACCACCGGCACACCTCACCACCCAGCGGTCATCCAGCAACGCGTCACATCGCTCACCGTCGAAACCGAGCAGCCCGTCACGCTCAACCTCGACGGCGAGCCGACGAGCGAACGCCGCTGCCAATTCCAGGTCCACCCCCGCGTGCTGCCCGTGCTGATGGGCCCGCGCCAAGCGTGA
- a CDS encoding Gfo/Idh/MocA family protein, with protein sequence MDPVKIGIIGCGNISNQYLELARQFPILDIAACADLNLDAARAQAEKYNVPQACTVEQLLADDRIELVINLTIPAAHASVALKTIEARKHVYNEKPLAVTVDEANQMLAAAEQKQVRIGCAPDTFLGTAHQACRKAIDEGVIGRPVAATAFMLCRGHETWHPSPAFYYKVGGGPMFDMGPYYLTALINLLGPIARVTGSAGIQIDPRTITSQPLNGQTIDVETPDHVAGTIEFAQGAIGTIITSFAAAHSPHDRRHPITIFGTEGTMQVPDPNNFDGSVLVCGVADKEWREVTVEHDHPNGRSLGVADMAHAIRDRRPHRASGEIAFAVLAAMQGFLTAADTGQAQTLDTSYDRPAMLGLGLSDGVLTEPASAAK encoded by the coding sequence ATGGACCCAGTCAAAATCGGCATCATCGGCTGCGGCAACATCAGTAACCAATACCTCGAACTCGCTCGTCAGTTTCCCATCCTCGACATCGCCGCGTGCGCCGACCTGAACCTCGACGCCGCGCGAGCACAAGCTGAGAAGTACAACGTGCCGCAAGCGTGCACCGTCGAGCAGCTGTTGGCCGACGATCGTATTGAGCTGGTCATCAACCTGACGATCCCCGCGGCGCACGCCTCGGTTGCGCTCAAGACGATCGAGGCCCGTAAGCATGTCTACAACGAGAAGCCGCTGGCCGTCACGGTCGACGAGGCGAACCAGATGCTTGCCGCAGCGGAACAAAAGCAGGTCCGCATCGGCTGTGCGCCCGACACGTTCCTCGGCACGGCGCATCAGGCCTGCCGCAAGGCGATCGACGAGGGCGTCATCGGCCGCCCCGTCGCCGCCACCGCGTTCATGCTCTGCCGCGGCCACGAAACCTGGCACCCCAGCCCCGCGTTCTACTACAAGGTCGGCGGCGGGCCGATGTTCGACATGGGCCCCTACTACCTCACGGCGCTGATCAACCTGCTCGGGCCCATCGCTCGCGTCACCGGCTCCGCCGGCATCCAGATCGACCCGCGCACCATTACCAGTCAGCCGCTCAACGGACAGACCATCGACGTCGAAACCCCCGACCACGTGGCCGGCACGATCGAGTTCGCCCAAGGCGCGATCGGCACGATCATCACCAGCTTCGCCGCCGCTCACTCGCCGCACGATCGCCGACACCCCATCACGATCTTCGGCACGGAAGGCACGATGCAAGTGCCCGACCCCAACAATTTCGACGGTAGCGTGCTCGTGTGCGGCGTCGCCGACAAAGAGTGGCGCGAAGTCACGGTCGAGCACGATCACCCCAACGGCCGCAGCCTCGGCGTCGCCGACATGGCTCACGCCATTCGCGACCGTCGACCGCACCGCGCCTCGGGCGAGATTGCCTTCGCCGTGCTCGCCGCCATGCAGGGCTTCCTCACCGCCGCCGACACCGGCCAGGCCCAGACGCTCGACACCAGCTACGACCGCCCCGCCATGCTCGGCCTCGGCCTCAGCGACGGCGTGCTCACCGAGCCTGCCAGCGCCGCCAAATGA
- a CDS encoding TIGR00730 family Rossman fold protein, with amino-acid sequence MTLEKDTQLGRETWRLFRIVSEFVDGFELMSDIGPAVSVFGSARTPREDPFYRQATACGRKLVEQDFSVITGGGPGIMEAANRGAFEASGTSIGLNIALPMEQKPNDFQTHELSFRYFFVRKVMFVKYASGFICFPGGFGTMDEFFESLTLIQTLKIQPFPVVCVGHAFWDGLIDWMRATLLEKYETISPPDMNLFRVTDDVDEAIQIMVDHRARMTQVGESSLDETTTAEGTRQGIDPITHLGPHGRVNR; translated from the coding sequence ATGACCCTCGAAAAAGACACCCAACTCGGCCGTGAAACCTGGCGGCTGTTCCGCATCGTCTCAGAGTTCGTCGATGGCTTTGAGTTGATGAGCGACATCGGACCGGCGGTGAGCGTGTTCGGCTCGGCACGCACGCCGCGCGAAGACCCGTTTTATCGCCAGGCCACCGCCTGCGGCCGCAAGCTCGTCGAGCAAGACTTCTCCGTCATCACCGGCGGCGGGCCGGGCATCATGGAAGCCGCCAACCGCGGCGCGTTCGAAGCCAGCGGCACGAGCATCGGCCTGAACATCGCCCTGCCCATGGAGCAGAAGCCCAACGACTTCCAAACCCACGAACTGAGCTTCCGCTACTTCTTCGTCCGTAAGGTCATGTTCGTCAAGTACGCCTCCGGCTTCATCTGCTTCCCCGGCGGCTTCGGCACGATGGACGAATTTTTCGAATCGCTCACCCTCATCCAGACCCTCAAGATTCAACCGTTCCCCGTCGTCTGCGTCGGCCACGCGTTCTGGGACGGTCTGATCGACTGGATGCGAGCCACGCTGCTCGAAAAGTATGAAACCATCAGCCCGCCCGACATGAACCTCTTCCGCGTCACGGACGACGTCGACGAAGCGATCCAGATCATGGTCGACCATCGCGCACGCATGACCCAGGTCGGCGAATCCAGCCTCGACGAAACCACCACCGCCGAGGGCACACGCCAGGGCATCGACCCGATCACCCACCTCGGCCCGCACGGCCGCGTCAATCGCTAA
- the rplT gene encoding 50S ribosomal protein L20 — protein sequence MPRATNGAARRQSKVRWFKKTKGNRGARRNHWSRVKETVYRAGAYQYEHRRTVKREYRQLWITRISAACQMRDISYSRFIAGLKGANITLNRKMLSEIAIHDPATFDKIVEQAKAGLPVAAPKAA from the coding sequence ATGCCTCGTGCCACGAATGGTGCGGCCCGACGACAGTCGAAGGTCCGCTGGTTTAAGAAGACAAAGGGTAACCGCGGCGCTCGCCGCAACCACTGGAGCCGTGTCAAGGAGACGGTCTACCGTGCTGGCGCGTACCAGTACGAGCACCGCCGCACGGTCAAGCGGGAATATCGCCAGCTCTGGATCACGCGCATCAGCGCCGCGTGCCAGATGCGCGACATCAGCTACAGCCGATTCATCGCGGGCCTGAAGGGGGCGAACATCACCCTCAACCGCAAGATGCTCAGCGAGATCGCCATTCACGATCCCGCCACGTTCGACAAGATTGTCGAACAGGCGAAGGCCGGCCTCCCCGTCGCCGCGCCCAAGGCTGCCTGA
- a CDS encoding ATP-dependent DNA helicase RecG, whose translation MADASTDNSASDLRLTSPVRDITGVGERRAALLRRLGINIVSDLLRHLPMRYEFEAAEDQIAQLPVEGVGMTRGTIEATRFVPGYGRGGRGKGRFEATLADPNGRLKLTWFSGGHLRRRIMAGMHLRVQGKVTRFGDYLQMVNPKWEPLEELDTTPAEDERLRPVYPATEDLPSTAIEQIVRDVLPSVIDQVRDPIPIDLLQHHNMPSLADAFRMSHMPEHEEQWKAARRRLAYNELLLLQLGIAMKRAHVREHLAAPVLKHNDAIDQHIRQRFPFPLTRAQDKVVHEIVGDLGETRPMNRLLQGDVGSGKTVVALYAMLMAVSERKQAALMAPTELLAEQHHLSITNMLDGANVRTALLTGSQPAPNSAERKALLEKIAAGELDILVGTHALLGGAVRFADLAVAVIDEQHRFGVHQRAALRRVSSSEFRVSSSDDAPASTTGTPPNSKLETRNSKLNVPHQLVMTATPIPRTLSLTIFGDLDVSLINELPPGRTPIVNRLVDPGKADDVYSYVRQRLERGEQAYVVVPAIDASGTETTAQLKTVREHAKLLEQRFFEGYEVAAVHGRLKRDTRERIMDRFRRGKIHVLVATTVIEVGVDVSNASVMVIEHAERFGLAQLHQLRGRVGRSSDGRRSLCVFIANPTTDDARKRLDAIANTNDGFRIAEMDLEIRGMGEFFGTRQSGLPPLRVARIPEDMDLLMLARRDAIAMIDADPDLAREGRAMLRRILLQQYGEALGLIDVG comes from the coding sequence ATGGCCGACGCATCGACGGACAACTCAGCAAGCGATCTTCGCCTCACCTCGCCGGTGCGCGACATCACCGGCGTGGGCGAACGGCGGGCGGCGCTGCTGCGTCGACTTGGCATCAACATCGTCAGCGACCTGCTCCGTCACCTGCCCATGCGCTACGAATTCGAGGCCGCCGAGGACCAGATCGCCCAACTGCCCGTCGAAGGCGTCGGCATGACCCGCGGCACGATCGAAGCCACCCGCTTCGTGCCCGGCTACGGGCGCGGGGGTCGCGGCAAAGGCCGCTTCGAAGCCACCCTCGCCGACCCCAACGGCCGACTCAAGCTCACCTGGTTCAGCGGCGGACACCTGCGTCGGCGAATCATGGCCGGCATGCACCTCCGCGTGCAGGGCAAGGTCACACGCTTCGGCGACTACCTGCAAATGGTCAACCCCAAGTGGGAACCGCTTGAAGAGCTCGACACCACGCCCGCCGAGGACGAACGCCTCCGCCCCGTCTATCCCGCCACGGAAGACCTGCCCTCCACCGCCATCGAGCAGATCGTCCGTGACGTACTGCCAAGTGTGATCGACCAGGTCCGCGACCCGATCCCCATCGACCTGCTCCAGCATCACAACATGCCCAGCCTCGCGGACGCGTTCCGCATGTCGCACATGCCCGAGCATGAAGAGCAGTGGAAGGCGGCCCGCCGTCGGCTGGCGTACAACGAGCTGTTGCTGTTGCAGCTCGGCATAGCCATGAAACGTGCCCACGTGCGCGAGCACCTCGCCGCGCCCGTGCTCAAGCACAACGATGCGATCGACCAGCACATCCGCCAGCGCTTCCCCTTCCCGCTCACCCGCGCCCAGGACAAAGTCGTCCACGAAATCGTCGGCGACCTCGGCGAAACACGCCCCATGAACCGCCTGCTCCAAGGCGACGTCGGCTCAGGCAAAACCGTGGTCGCACTCTATGCCATGCTCATGGCGGTCTCCGAACGCAAACAGGCCGCGCTCATGGCGCCCACCGAACTGCTCGCCGAGCAGCATCATCTTTCCATCACCAACATGCTCGACGGCGCAAACGTCCGCACCGCTCTGCTCACCGGAAGCCAGCCCGCTCCCAACAGCGCGGAACGCAAAGCATTGCTTGAAAAGATCGCAGCCGGCGAGCTCGACATACTCGTCGGAACGCATGCCCTGCTCGGCGGCGCGGTGCGCTTCGCCGACCTCGCCGTCGCTGTCATCGACGAGCAACACCGCTTCGGCGTCCACCAGCGCGCCGCACTCCGGCGGGTTTCGAGTTCCGAGTTTCGAGTTTCGAGTTCAGACGATGCGCCCGCATCGACCACGGGCACGCCCCCCAACTCGAAACTCGAAACTCGAAACTCGAAACTCAACGTCCCCCACCAACTCGTCATGACCGCGACCCCCATCCCGCGCACGCTCAGCCTCACCATCTTCGGCGATCTCGACGTCTCGCTCATCAACGAGTTGCCGCCCGGCCGAACGCCCATCGTCAACCGCCTCGTCGACCCCGGCAAGGCAGACGACGTCTACAGCTATGTCCGCCAACGACTCGAACGCGGCGAGCAGGCCTACGTCGTCGTGCCCGCCATCGACGCCTCGGGCACGGAGACCACCGCCCAACTCAAAACCGTGCGCGAGCACGCGAAGCTGCTCGAACAGCGTTTCTTCGAAGGCTACGAAGTCGCCGCCGTGCACGGCCGACTCAAACGCGACACGCGCGAACGCATCATGGACCGCTTCCGCCGCGGCAAGATTCACGTCCTCGTCGCCACCACCGTCATCGAAGTCGGCGTCGACGTGTCCAACGCCAGCGTCATGGTCATCGAGCACGCCGAGCGCTTCGGCCTCGCACAACTGCACCAGCTACGCGGCCGCGTGGGACGATCAAGCGACGGCCGACGCAGCCTCTGCGTCTTCATCGCCAACCCCACCACCGACGACGCCCGCAAACGCCTCGACGCGATCGCGAACACGAACGACGGCTTTCGCATCGCCGAGATGGACCTGGAAATCCGCGGCATGGGCGAGTTCTTCGGCACGCGACAAAGCGGCCTCCCGCCGCTGCGCGTGGCCCGCATCCCCGAAGACATGGACCTGCTGATGCTCGCCCGCCGCGACGCGATCGCCATGATCGACGCCGACCCCGACCTCGCCCGCGAGGGCCGGGCCATGCTCCGCCGCATCCTCCTGCAACAGTACGGCGAAGCGCTCGGCCTCATCGACGTCGGCTGA
- the queG gene encoding tRNA epoxyqueuosine(34) reductase QueG, with product MTTPASNPQRNEAARRVRELADELGFALCGIAPAAASDHADFVRQWLADDKHGEMHYLATNLDLRLDPRELLTGARSVIVVADVYPPGVYDSPTDTQQPQPPVGRVARYAWGDDYHKTIKQRLHRLADALRERHPAAVFRATVDTAPLLEREHAARAGLGWIGKHTLTLHPRLGSYLLLGAIVTTLDLADAAEEDYPGHTLPPTDHCGTCTRCIDACPTQCIADPAHHQGHRTLDATRCISYLTLEHRSLIDTSLHASMNDWLAGCDVCQQVCPYNQPIETRPPPAPEIRNVKSDIALPIHPRYTPRAELTLGLNLLDVLNWTADDRQRVFQGSALKRMKLEMVKRNALIAAGNALMQNDDPPLRQRIHELAHDADEHTLVRDTARQIVARLERKKPTA from the coding sequence GTGACCACGCCCGCCTCCAATCCGCAGCGCAACGAGGCCGCGCGCCGGGTGCGCGAGCTTGCCGACGAGTTGGGCTTCGCACTATGCGGCATCGCGCCCGCCGCCGCGAGCGATCACGCCGACTTTGTCCGTCAATGGCTCGCCGATGACAAGCATGGCGAGATGCACTACCTCGCGACCAACCTCGATCTCCGCCTCGACCCGCGCGAGCTGCTGACCGGCGCCCGCAGCGTCATTGTCGTCGCCGACGTGTATCCGCCCGGCGTGTACGACTCGCCAACAGACACGCAGCAACCCCAGCCGCCCGTCGGCCGCGTCGCCCGTTACGCTTGGGGCGACGACTATCACAAAACCATCAAGCAGCGGCTGCATCGCCTGGCCGACGCGTTGCGCGAACGTCACCCTGCCGCCGTGTTCCGCGCCACGGTCGACACGGCCCCGCTGCTCGAACGCGAGCACGCCGCCCGGGCCGGCCTGGGCTGGATCGGCAAGCACACACTTACCCTGCACCCGCGCCTCGGCTCGTACCTGCTGCTCGGCGCGATCGTCACCACGCTCGACCTGGCCGACGCCGCCGAGGAGGATTATCCCGGCCACACCCTGCCCCCCACCGACCACTGCGGCACGTGCACCCGCTGCATCGACGCCTGCCCCACGCAATGCATCGCAGACCCCGCTCACCATCAGGGCCACCGCACCCTCGACGCGACGCGATGCATCAGCTATCTCACACTCGAACACCGCAGCCTCATCGACACATCACTGCACGCGTCAATGAACGACTGGCTCGCTGGCTGCGACGTCTGCCAGCAGGTCTGCCCCTACAACCAGCCGATCGAAACCAGGCCGCCGCCCGCCCCTGAAATTCGAAATGTAAAATCCGACATCGCCCTGCCGATCCACCCGCGCTACACCCCGCGCGCCGAACTCACGCTCGGCCTCAACCTGCTCGACGTGCTCAACTGGACCGCCGACGACCGCCAACGCGTCTTCCAAGGCTCGGCTTTGAAACGCATGAAGCTGGAGATGGTCAAACGCAACGCACTCATCGCTGCGGGCAATGCGCTGATGCAAAATGACGACCCACCGCTGCGCCAGCGCATACACGAACTGGCGCACGACGCAGACGAACACACGCTCGTGCGCGACACCGCCCGGCAGATCGTCGCACGCCTTGAACGCAAGAAGCCCACGGCGTGA
- the gcvH gene encoding glycine cleavage system protein GcvH: MASTPDDRRYSKSHEWHKPEGDLVAIGISQFAVDELADITYLEITATEGEVGQGESFGEIESVKATSELYAGIAGEVVEVNQAVLDDPSIINEDPYDKGWMIKLRPSDPADLEKLMSAADYEKAASE; the protein is encoded by the coding sequence ATGGCAAGCACCCCCGACGATCGCCGATACAGCAAGTCTCACGAATGGCATAAGCCGGAGGGCGACCTGGTCGCCATCGGCATCAGCCAGTTCGCCGTCGATGAGCTGGCGGACATCACGTACCTGGAAATCACCGCCACCGAGGGCGAGGTCGGCCAAGGCGAAAGCTTCGGCGAAATCGAGTCGGTCAAGGCCACCAGCGAGCTCTACGCGGGCATCGCCGGCGAGGTGGTTGAGGTGAACCAGGCGGTGCTCGACGATCCGTCGATCATCAACGAGGACCCGTACGATAAGGGCTGGATGATCAAGCTCCGCCCCAGCGATCCGGCAGACCTGGAAAAGCTGATGTCGGCGGCGGACTACGAGAAGGCCGCCAGCGAGTAA
- the rpmI gene encoding 50S ribosomal protein L35 — protein MPTLKSHKGLAKRIKVTARGKVKFSRVGSGHLLSHKSGDKRRRLRQRSVAAKGDMKRLGAMLHRPLTPRD, from the coding sequence ATGCCGACGTTGAAATCTCATAAAGGCCTGGCCAAGCGGATCAAAGTCACCGCGCGTGGCAAGGTCAAGTTCAGTCGGGTGGGCTCAGGCCACCTGCTCAGCCACAAAAGCGGCGACAAACGGCGTCGGCTTCGTCAGCGCTCCGTTGCCGCCAAGGGCGACATGAAGCGCCTCGGTGCCATGCTGCATCGCCCGCTGACCCCGCGGGATTGA